In Flammeovirgaceae bacterium, the sequence TAAGCCATTGGTTTTGCCTTAGTTTTTCGGCTTGTTGGGCTAATAGCTGTTCTTTCCTCTCAGTTTCATATCGTATTTGCAGTTCCTGTATATCTTTCGCTTTCTGCAGGGTAAACAAACTGTCTTTTATAACGTGTGCTTCTTGCTGATAACGCAGCGCATTTTTATAATCGCCTGCTAGTTTGTAAATGTTAGCTAAGAATTCAAGCATTTGTTTTACCATATCGGGCATGGCAAGCGTTTGAGCCTGTTCTAAACCTTGTTCGGCCTGGTAAATTGCCTGACGGTAATCTTTAATTGTTAGGTATACCTGTGCTTTTGTGAGATAATTGTCAGCCAGGCCTTGCTGGTCGTTTATAAGCGAGCGGATACGAGTTGACTGGTCAATGTATTTCAACGCCTGCGGTATGTTGTTTTCGCTTACGGCAATTTCGGCCAGGTCCAGCAGTACATAGCCCAGGCCCACGCTGTCCTTTTGTTGTTTTCGAATGTTATAAACTTCCTGAAAATAAGGCTTTGCTTCCTTAATTCTGCCTCGTTTGGCGAGTATGGCTCCCCGGTGGCCGAGGTTGGTGCCCAGTTTTTCCGAATCATTAATTTGTCTGGCAATTTGTTCGGCTATATCGAGGCTACGAAAGCAATTTTTCAGATCGTTTTGTTTATGATAAAATACGGCCAGTTCGTTATGGGTTGCAGCTATGCCAGCGGGATGATTCATTTCTTCAAACAAGCTTAACGCCTTGAAATATTTTTCCTGAACATGTTCGTAATCGCCTTTCAGGTACGTGATTACGCCCAGGTACAGGGCTGCAAAAGCTTCTTCTTCCTTCCAGTTATTTTTGCCGGCTTGTTCAGCGGCATAAGCAAGGAGTGATTCGGCCAGATTGATGTTTTGGCTGTAAAATTTGTAGTATTGGCGATTAATGTTTTGGATTTGCTCTTTCAGCGGCAAGTTTTCCATTTCTTTCAACACACTGTCTTTTAGCGGCTGGGCAACACTGTGTATCAGGTTAAATGTCGTTACAAGGAGCACTATTGGTAAAAAATACAGTTGATTCATTAGCGGGTACCTTGGGTCTACCAGTCGAATTCTTCTTTAGATAACTCGGCTTCTTTTTTCTTTTGTTTCTTTTTAAAAAGATCTTTCAGTTCC encodes:
- a CDS encoding tetratricopeptide repeat protein, with protein sequence MNQLYFLPIVLLVTTFNLIHSVAQPLKDSVLKEMENLPLKEQIQNINRQYYKFYSQNINLAESLLAYAAEQAGKNNWKEEEAFAALYLGVITYLKGDYEHVQEKYFKALSLFEEMNHPAGIAATHNELAVFYHKQNDLKNCFRSLDIAEQIARQINDSEKLGTNLGHRGAILAKRGRIKEAKPYFQEVYNIRKQQKDSVGLGYVLLDLAEIAVSENNIPQALKYIDQSTRIRSLINDQQGLADNYLTKAQVYLTIKDYRQAIYQAEQGLEQAQTLAMPDMVKQMLEFLANIYKLAGDYKNALRYQQEAHVIKDSLFTLQKAKDIQELQIRYETERKEQLLAQQAEKLRQNQWLIFLLTSILALLIVIGYFWRKQIKIKKQQEATLREQEFQKLLTSSVIASEEKERSRFAKDLHDGLGQFISSARLIINQSTSQPMLNVAEQLDQMHQEIRNIAFNLQPRTLVNHGLTEALKEMAVRVSQTANLSIQVTATSMNERLSEQTEISLYRVCQEWVNNIIKHGSCSHISIELVRHTSQLSLVIEDDGPGFNPDVLHRGKGFGWPNIQSRIQLLNGTVFIDSQPGSQGSSLIAEIPLSYPNTVSTNHYESNFS